The Tessaracoccus aquimaris sequence CCTTCCCATGACGGGGCTGCGCGACTTCCTGACCGCCGCGCTGACGCACCCGGACGTCGTCACCCTGCCCGCAGAGCGGCTCCAGGCGGCGCACGCGCTGATCGAGGTGCTGACCGACCTGCTCCGCACGCTGATCGACCTGGGGCTCGGCTACCTCGCCACCGCCCGCCCGACCTCCAGCCTGTCGGGCGGCGAACTGCAGCGACTTCACCTGGCGACGCAACTGCGCAGCGGCCTGTTCGGCGTGCTGTACGTGCTGGACGAGCCGTCTGCCGGGCTGCACCCCTCCGACGCGGAGGTGCTGCTCGGGGCTCTGCACCGGCTCCGGGACGAGGGCAACAGCGTCTTCGTCGTCGAGCACAACCCGCTGGTGATCGGCGCGGCCGACTGGATCGTCGACCTCGGCCCCGGCGCGGGGCGCTACGGCGGCGAGATCGTCTACAACGGGCGCTCCGAGGGGTTGCTGGGGTGGGCGCCTCGGCGACCGCGCGCTACCTGGGCGACCATCCTCCGCCCGCGCCCGGGCCCGAACTTCCCCGCGAGCCGAGCGGGTGGGTGAGCGTCGACGGCATCGTCGGGCACAACATGGCGGGCGTCGACGCGCGGGTCCCGCTCGGCTGCCTCACGGCGATCACCGGCGTCTCCGGGGCCGGGAAGTCGACGCTGCTCCAGGCCCTCGGCGACGCCGTCCGCGACCGGCTGCACCAGGAGGACGCCGACGAGGGAGACGAGCCCGCCGAGTCGGTGCCGGTGTGGGACCTGGAAGCGGGCAGCGTGAGCTACGCGGCCGCGTCCGGGCTGGGGGCGGTCGACCGGTTGGTCGTGGTCGACCAGTCGCCGATCGGACGGACGTCGCGCTCCAACCTGGCCACCTACACGGGCCTGTTCGCCGTCGTCCGGCGCCTGTTCGCCGCTCAGCCGCTCGCGAGGGAGCGCGGCTACACGGCGGGCCGGTTCTCGTTCAACCAGCCGCAGGGACGCTGTCCGCACTGCCTGGGCGACGGCGAGGTGAGCATCGAACTCCTGTTCATGCCGACCGAGACCGTCGCGTGCCCCGTGTGCGGGGGAGCGCGCTACAACCCGGAGACCCTGGAGGTGCGCTACGGCGGCCGCAGCGTCGCCGACCTGCTGGCGATGAGCGTCGACGAGGCGCTCGAGTTCCTCAGCGACCTGCCGACGGCGGCCAGGATCCTCGACCTGCTGTCGGGGATCGGGCTGGGCTACCTGTCGCTCGGCCAGAGCGCGACGACGCTGTCGGGAGGCGAGGCGCAGCGGATCAAACTGGTGCGCGAACTGCACCGCGCCCCGGTCGGCCACAGCCTGTACCTGCTCGACGAGCCAACCAACGGCCTGCACCCCGCCGACATCGACCTGCTGGTGGGCCGCCTGCAGGGTCTGGTCGACGCGGACAACTCCGTCGTGATGGCCGACCACGACCTGCGCACCATCGCGGTCGCGGACTGGGTGATCGACGTCGGGCCTGGTGCGGGCGACGAGGGCGGCCGGATCGTCGCGGTCGGCCGCCCCGACGAGGTCGCCGCCGATCCCGCCAGCCTCACCGGTCGACACCTGCGCGGCGCGATGAGGCGTTGAGGTCGGATCGCCCCCCGTCGGATGACGAAGGCCCCGCCCGGCGAACCGGACGGGGCCCTCGAACGGGGAGGATCAGCCCTTCTCCGCGCCCTCCGAGGTCGACATGATGCGCCGCTGGAAGATGAAGAACAGCACGGCGACCGGGATGGTCATCAGCACGGCGGCCGCCAGTTTCAGCGGGAACTGGTTGCCCGAGCCCAACTGGCCCGACACCAGCGCGCCGACGCCGGTGGTCAGGGTGTGCAGTTCGGGGCTCTGCCTCGAGATGATGAAGTGCGCGAACTCGTTCCACGACCCCTGGAACGACAGGATCGTGAGCGTGATGAGCGCGGGGGTCGCCATCGGAAGCGTCACCGACCAGAACCGGCGGAACACGCCAGCACCGTCCAGGCGGGCCGCCTCCTCGATCGACACGGGGATAGAGTCGAAGAACTGCTTCATGATGAAGATGCCCGCCGCGTCGACGAGCAGCGGAAGGATCATGCCGAAGTAGGTGTCGAACATGCCCAACTGCTTGATCACCAGGAAGCGCGGCACCATCAGCACGACCGAGGGGACCGCCATCACGGCGATGAACAGGCTGAACACGACCGAGCGACCCGCGAACTGCAGGCGCGAGAGCGCGTAGCCGGCCAGGGAGTCGAAGAACACCCGCGCCACCGTCACGACCACCGCGATGAACACCGAGTTCATGGCCCACAGCGGCAGGTCGGTGTCGAAGAACAGCCGCTCGTAGGCCGCCGCCGTGAACGGCGAGGGGATCAACGACATCGGGTCGTTGGTGGCCTGCGAGTCGGTCTTGAACGAGCCGATCACCGCGATCAGGAACGGATAGATGTAGACGAGCGCGAGCGCCACGAGCACGGCGTACGTCGCGATCAGGCCTGCCGTCACCTTCTGTCTCATGAGGTCGCCCCCTTTGCCTTCTTCTTCGCCTTGCGGTCGCGCCCGTAGCCTGACGGGTCGCGGTCGGCGAGCACGAAGCGCTGAAGCAGCGTCATGACGATGATGATCAGGAACAGCACGAACGCGATGGCCGCCGCGACTCCGGGGCGGTTGCTGCTGAACGCCTGGTCGTAGGCCAGGTACGCGGGGCTGGTCAGCGTCGCCGCCGCCGGGGTGCCGCGCGTCAGGTACACCTGGTCGAAGACCTGCCAGGTGCCGATCAGGCCGAGCGTCAGCACGGTGAACAGGGTCGGCTTGAGCATCGGGAGCGTGACGTGCCAGAACGTCTTCCACCCGGTGGCGCCGTCCATGACGGCGGCCTCGCCGACCTCGGAGCCGATGTTCTGCAGGCCCGCGAGGAACAGCAGCATGAACGTCCCGGACGTGGTGAAGACCGCCATGATGATCAGGACGCACTGGGCGACCGAGGGTCCGCCGAGCCAGTCCCAGGTCGAGACGCCCAGGAAGCCGGGCTTCTCCCAGCCGGCCGGGGCGGAGCTGAGCCCGAACCAGCCGAGGATCTTGTGCAGCACGCCCGACGGATCGGCGAACCAGTTCGGGCCGTGGATCGAGAACCAGCCGAGGACGGCGTTGACGACGCCGCTCGCCTGGAACAGGAACATGAACACGCCCGTGATGGCGATCGACGAGGTGACGGAGGGGAAGTAGAAGGCCGTGCGGAAGAAGCTCTTGGCCTTCAGCATGCGGCGGTTGACCTGGATCGCGAGGAACAGCGCGAGCGCCGTCTGCAGCGGCACCACCAGCAGCACGTAGTACACGTTGTTGCGGATGGAGCGACCGAACAATTGTTGGATCAGGCCGTCTTCGGTGGTGATCTTGGCGTAGTTCTCCATCCCCACGAAGTCGACGCGCGGGTTGTTGATGGGCGAGAACCGGCCGTTCCAGTTGGTGAACGACACCCAGAGGGCCAACAGGATCGGCGCGACCAGGAACACGCCGACGATGACAATCGCAGGCGAGACGAAGAGCCAGCCTGCGCCGGTCTCTCCCTTGTTGAGGCCCCCGCGACGCCTGCGCGTCGCGGGAGCCGTCGTCGTGCTGGACACTAGCCCTGGGCCGCCTGGTAGGCGGAGTCGAGCTGGGTCTGGACGGTGTCGAGGATCGACTTCGCGTCACCGGTGGCGAGCGTCGTGATCGAGTTGTTGAACTCGCCGATCACGTCGGAGGCGCCCTTGAAGGCGACCGGAGAGATCGCGTACTCGGCGCCCGCCACGAAGGCCGCGTTCTCCGGGAACTTCTCCGCGTAGGTCTTGGCCGCAGACTGGGTCGACGGGATGACGCCGAACGCATCGGAGAAGGCGAGCTGCTGCTCGTCGGAGGTCAGGAACTCGACGAGCTCCTGCGCGGTGGGGGCCGTGTCCTTGCCCTGCGGGATGCCCCAGCAGTTCGAGAAGGAGAAGGTGCCCTTGCCGGAGGGGCCGGCGGGCAGCTCGACGACCTTGTACTTGACGTCGGGGAAGTCGTTCTTCAGCGCACCGGCGATCCAGGGACCCTCGATGACCATCGCGGCCTTCGCGTTGCCGAAGGCCTCGCCGCCCCAGCCAGCGCCCAGGTCGGCCGGCCACTTGAGCGAGCCGTCCTTGAGCATCGACTGCACGAACTCAAGCGCCTTGACGTTGGCGTCGGAGTTGGCCGCGACCTTGCCGTCGGCCATCAGGCCGCCGCCTGCCTGCGTCATGAAGGTGCCGACGCGGGCGTACTCGGCGCCCATCGACAGGCCGGCAGCGCCGTCGGCGCTCAGCTTGGTCGCGACGGTGTGGAGCTGCTCCCAGGTGGTGGGGATGTCGGCGTCGGTCAGGCCGGCCTTTGCCCACAGGTCGGTGTTGATGACCAGGCCGAGCGTCGAGAAGTCCTTCGGCGCGCAGACGAACTCGTCGTTGAAGGTGAAGGTCTCCTTCAGCGCCGGGTAGAACGCGTCGGCGTTGGACAGGTTCTTGGCGTAGGCCTCGAGGTAGTCGTCGCTTGCGTAGGTCTGGAACTGGTCCCAGCTCATG is a genomic window containing:
- a CDS encoding sugar ABC transporter substrate-binding protein gives rise to the protein MTMLIGSSGDSETKAVQAAVDKWTETSKVAVKVVAASDLNQELAQGFAGGSEPDIFYMSWDQFQTYASDDYLEAYAKNLSNADAFYPALKETFTFNDEFVCAPKDFSTLGLVINTDLWAKAGLTDADIPTTWEQLHTVATKLSADGAAGLSMGAEYARVGTFMTQAGGGLMADGKVAANSDANVKALEFVQSMLKDGSLKWPADLGAGWGGEAFGNAKAAMVIEGPWIAGALKNDFPDVKYKVVELPAGPSGKGTFSFSNCWGIPQGKDTAPTAQELVEFLTSDEQQLAFSDAFGVIPSTQSAAKTYAEKFPENAAFVAGAEYAISPVAFKGASDVIGEFNNSITTLATGDAKSILDTVQTQLDSAYQAAQG
- a CDS encoding carbohydrate ABC transporter permease, which produces MSSTTTAPATRRRRGGLNKGETGAGWLFVSPAIVIVGVFLVAPILLALWVSFTNWNGRFSPINNPRVDFVGMENYAKITTEDGLIQQLFGRSIRNNVYYVLLVVPLQTALALFLAIQVNRRMLKAKSFFRTAFYFPSVTSSIAITGVFMFLFQASGVVNAVLGWFSIHGPNWFADPSGVLHKILGWFGLSSAPAGWEKPGFLGVSTWDWLGGPSVAQCVLIIMAVFTTSGTFMLLFLAGLQNIGSEVGEAAVMDGATGWKTFWHVTLPMLKPTLFTVLTLGLIGTWQVFDQVYLTRGTPAAATLTSPAYLAYDQAFSSNRPGVAAAIAFVLFLIIIVMTLLQRFVLADRDPSGYGRDRKAKKKAKGATS
- a CDS encoding carbohydrate ABC transporter permease, whose amino-acid sequence is MRQKVTAGLIATYAVLVALALVYIYPFLIAVIGSFKTDSQATNDPMSLIPSPFTAAAYERLFFDTDLPLWAMNSVFIAVVVTVARVFFDSLAGYALSRLQFAGRSVVFSLFIAVMAVPSVVLMVPRFLVIKQLGMFDTYFGMILPLLVDAAGIFIMKQFFDSIPVSIEEAARLDGAGVFRRFWSVTLPMATPALITLTILSFQGSWNEFAHFIISRQSPELHTLTTGVGALVSGQLGSGNQFPLKLAAAVLMTIPVAVLFFIFQRRIMSTSEGAEKG